One region of Paraburkholderia acidiphila genomic DNA includes:
- a CDS encoding aldo/keto reductase, which translates to MAQEQHPKVAHTRRIGRTALEVSALGLGTAPLGGLYRDLTEEEAQATVDAAWQGGIRFFDTAPHYGHTKAEHRLGAALRRYPRNEFVISTKVGRHFVPRTHPYDGSEGWQNPLPFEAIFDYTRDGILRSFEDSQQRLGMPEIDILLVHDIGRYTHGERNEHYWRQLSDSGFKALDELRKAGAIKAIGFGVNEREVILEAMQEFDIDCALLAGRYTLLEQAPLDDLLPECEKKGVSILLGGAFNSGILAHGLLGELKFNYADAPQAVVERVARLETICRTYDAPLAAAALQFPYAHPAVATVLNGARSPQEVRENVASFETKLPRELWLALRDKGLLDPRAPLPQA; encoded by the coding sequence ATGGCGCAAGAACAGCATCCCAAGGTGGCGCACACGCGCCGTATCGGCCGCACGGCGCTCGAAGTGAGCGCGTTGGGTCTAGGCACCGCGCCGCTCGGCGGCCTGTATCGCGACTTGACCGAGGAAGAAGCGCAGGCCACCGTCGACGCCGCGTGGCAAGGCGGCATCCGCTTTTTCGACACCGCGCCGCACTATGGGCACACCAAGGCCGAGCACCGGCTGGGCGCGGCGTTGCGCCGCTATCCGCGTAACGAGTTCGTGATTTCGACGAAAGTGGGCCGCCACTTCGTGCCGCGCACGCACCCGTACGACGGCAGCGAGGGCTGGCAAAACCCGCTGCCTTTCGAGGCGATCTTCGACTACACGCGCGACGGCATTCTGCGTTCGTTCGAGGACAGCCAGCAGCGGCTCGGCATGCCCGAGATCGATATCCTGCTCGTGCACGATATCGGCCGCTACACGCACGGCGAGCGCAACGAGCACTACTGGCGGCAACTGAGCGACAGCGGCTTCAAGGCGCTCGACGAATTGCGCAAGGCGGGCGCGATCAAGGCGATTGGCTTCGGTGTGAACGAACGCGAAGTGATACTCGAGGCGATGCAGGAATTCGATATCGACTGCGCGCTGCTGGCGGGCCGCTATACGCTGCTCGAACAGGCGCCGCTCGACGACCTGCTGCCGGAATGCGAGAAGAAGGGCGTGAGTATTCTGCTGGGCGGCGCGTTCAATTCGGGCATTCTCGCGCACGGCCTGCTTGGCGAACTCAAGTTCAACTACGCCGATGCGCCGCAGGCAGTGGTCGAACGCGTGGCGCGGCTCGAAACGATCTGCCGGACCTACGATGCGCCGCTCGCGGCGGCGGCGCTGCAGTTTCCCTATGCGCATCCGGCCGTGGCGACGGTGCTCAACGGCGCGCGCAGCCCCCAGGAAGTGCGTGAGAACGTGGCCTCGTTCGAAACGAAGTTGCCCCGCGAGTTGTGGCTCGCGCTGCGCGACAAGGGTCTTCTCGATCCGCGCGCGCCGCTTCCGCAGGCCTGA
- a CDS encoding UxaA family hydrolase → MSDSNVTPSQAAAPMLEGWLRNDGRKGIRNVVAVAYLVECAHHVAQEIVAQFREPFGAFDDPGARHEPPVHLIGFPGCYPNSYAEKMMRQLTTHPNVGAVLFVSLGCESMNKHYLVEQVRASGRPVEVLTIQEKGGTRSTIQYGLDWVRGARAQLAAQKKVSMRLDELVVGTICGGSDGTSGITANPAVGRAFDQLIAAGAACIFEETGELVGCEFHMKSRAARPELGEEIVACVAKAARYYSILGHGSFAVGNADGGLTTQEEKSLGAYAKSGASPIVGIVKPGDVPPTGGLYLLDVVPDGEPRFGFPNISDNAEIAELIACGAHVILFTTGRGSVVGSALAPVIKVCANPQTYRNLAGDMDVDAGRILEGRATLDEVGREVFDRTLAVAGGERSKSEGLGHQEFILTYKTFEPVGPACLPARARVQIVEAVN, encoded by the coding sequence ATGAGCGATAGCAACGTCACTCCCTCACAAGCCGCCGCGCCCATGCTCGAAGGTTGGCTGCGCAACGATGGCCGCAAGGGCATTCGCAACGTGGTTGCGGTGGCCTATCTGGTGGAATGCGCACACCATGTGGCGCAGGAAATCGTCGCGCAGTTTCGCGAGCCGTTTGGTGCCTTCGACGATCCTGGCGCACGACACGAGCCGCCTGTGCACCTCATCGGCTTTCCCGGCTGCTACCCGAACAGCTACGCCGAGAAGATGATGAGGCAGCTCACCACGCATCCGAATGTGGGCGCGGTACTGTTCGTTTCGCTCGGCTGCGAGAGCATGAACAAGCACTATCTCGTGGAGCAGGTTCGCGCGAGCGGCCGCCCCGTAGAAGTCCTGACGATTCAGGAAAAGGGCGGCACGCGCAGCACGATCCAGTACGGCCTCGACTGGGTGCGCGGCGCGCGCGCCCAGCTCGCCGCGCAGAAGAAGGTGTCGATGCGTCTCGACGAACTCGTGGTCGGCACGATTTGCGGCGGCTCGGACGGCACAAGTGGCATTACCGCGAACCCGGCCGTGGGCCGCGCCTTCGATCAGCTGATCGCGGCGGGGGCGGCGTGCATCTTCGAGGAAACGGGCGAGCTGGTGGGCTGCGAATTCCACATGAAGAGCCGGGCCGCCAGGCCCGAACTGGGCGAGGAGATCGTGGCGTGCGTGGCCAAGGCGGCGCGCTATTACTCGATTCTCGGCCACGGTTCGTTCGCCGTCGGCAACGCGGACGGCGGGCTCACCACGCAGGAAGAGAAGTCGCTCGGCGCATATGCGAAGAGCGGCGCCTCGCCGATCGTCGGCATCGTGAAACCCGGCGACGTACCGCCCACGGGCGGGCTCTATCTGCTCGATGTGGTGCCCGACGGCGAACCGCGCTTCGGCTTTCCGAATATCAGCGACAATGCGGAAATCGCGGAGCTGATCGCATGCGGCGCGCATGTGATCCTGTTCACGACGGGGCGCGGGTCGGTGGTGGGTTCGGCGCTTGCGCCCGTTATCAAGGTGTGCGCAAACCCGCAGACCTACCGCAACCTTGCCGGCGACATGGACGTGGACGCGGGCCGCATTCTGGAAGGCCGCGCAACGCTCGACGAAGTGGGGCGCGAAGTGTTCGACCGCACGCTGGCGGTGGCGGGCGGCGAGCGCTCGAAGTCGGAAGGGCTCGGGCACCAGGAGTTTATCCTGACGTACAAGACCTTCGAGCCAGTCGGTCCCGCATGCCTGCCCGCCCGTGCGCGTGTGCAGATTGTCGAAGCCGTGAACTGA
- a CDS encoding UxaA family hydrolase, with translation MNSNALHTDARLILLAPEDNCLIAAARLTQGETVEIEGERVTLAKTIELGHKVARRALAKDEKVLRYGARIGHVNEPVARGEHLHTHNLESDYLPTYTHDAGHEFVPHQS, from the coding sequence GTGAACAGCAACGCACTCCATACGGACGCCCGCCTCATCCTGCTCGCGCCTGAGGACAACTGCCTGATCGCGGCAGCGCGCTTGACGCAGGGCGAGACGGTCGAGATAGAAGGCGAGCGCGTGACGCTCGCGAAGACGATCGAACTCGGTCACAAGGTGGCGCGCCGCGCGCTTGCGAAAGATGAGAAAGTGCTGCGCTACGGCGCGCGCATCGGCCACGTGAACGAACCGGTGGCGCGTGGCGAGCATCTGCACACGCACAACCTGGAAAGCGATTATCTGCCGACCTATACGCACGACGCAGGGCACGAGTTCGTGCCGCATCAGTCGTGA
- a CDS encoding ABC transporter permease gives MKNSVSTPAFATAQANAAANARGVRPRIELARLRDFALLPALVLLLVIGGFVSPSFLTRANLISVLGASAALALVVLAESLIVLTGKFDLSLESTVGIAPAVGAMLVMPAASAGFGTQWPAFVGLAAIVLVGALIGFINGFLVVRLRLNAFIVTLAMLIVLRGMLVGATKGGTLFDMPSSFFALATTIVLGLPVSVWLAAAAFALAAFMLRYHRVGRALYAIGGNPDAARAAGIRVERITWGVFVLGSVLAAIGGLIVTGYVGAINANQGNGMIFTVFAAAVIGGISLDGGKGTMLGALSGVLLLGVVQNLLTLAQVPSFWIQAIYGAIILGSLMVARLAGGEAQN, from the coding sequence ATGAAGAATAGTGTTTCGACGCCCGCGTTCGCGACGGCGCAGGCCAATGCGGCCGCGAACGCTCGCGGTGTACGTCCCCGCATCGAACTGGCGCGCCTGCGCGATTTCGCGCTGCTGCCCGCGCTGGTGTTGTTGCTCGTGATCGGCGGTTTCGTGAGCCCGAGCTTTCTCACGCGCGCCAATCTCATCAGCGTGCTCGGCGCCTCCGCTGCGCTCGCGCTCGTCGTGCTCGCCGAATCGCTCATCGTGCTCACGGGCAAGTTCGATCTCTCGCTCGAATCGACCGTGGGCATTGCGCCCGCCGTTGGCGCGATGCTCGTCATGCCGGCCGCTTCGGCGGGGTTCGGTACGCAGTGGCCTGCGTTCGTCGGGCTCGCCGCCATCGTGCTGGTGGGCGCGCTGATCGGTTTCATCAACGGCTTTCTTGTCGTGCGGCTGCGGCTGAACGCGTTCATCGTGACACTCGCCATGCTGATCGTGCTGCGCGGCATGCTGGTGGGCGCAACGAAAGGCGGCACGCTGTTCGACATGCCGTCGTCGTTCTTCGCGCTCGCCACGACTATCGTGCTCGGCCTGCCGGTTTCCGTGTGGCTCGCCGCCGCCGCATTTGCGCTCGCCGCGTTCATGCTGCGCTATCACCGCGTGGGCCGCGCCCTCTATGCGATCGGCGGCAATCCCGATGCGGCGCGCGCCGCCGGCATTCGCGTGGAGCGCATCACGTGGGGCGTATTCGTGCTCGGCAGCGTGCTTGCCGCGATTGGCGGCTTGATCGTCACCGGCTACGTGGGCGCGATCAACGCGAATCAGGGCAACGGCATGATCTTCACGGTGTTCGCGGCGGCGGTGATTGGCGGCATTTCGCTCGATGGCGGCAAGGGCACGATGCTCGGTGCGCTCTCGGGCGTGCTGCTGCTCGGCGTGGTGCAGAACCTGCTCACGCTCGCCCAGGTCCCGTCGTTCTGGATCCAGGCGATTTACGGGGCGATCATCCTCGGCTCGCTGATGGTGGCGCGGCTCGCGGGCGGCGAGGCACAGAACTAA
- a CDS encoding sugar ABC transporter ATP-binding protein, whose protein sequence is MNDRTSDRAVADSAPPWGGALSVGSREAAARALAPVVEARGVTKRYGSTAALADVSLRVMAGESHALVGRNGAGKSTLVSILTGLRKPDEGSVRFNGESAPALADRDAWRERVACVYQHSTIIRDLTVAENLFINRQPGRRGVIDWRTMRRDARALLDHWRIDVREDARAGDLTVEARQLVEIARALSYGARFIILDEPTAQLDGEEIKRLFRRIDELQREGVTFLFISHHLQEVYEICQAVTVLRDARHIVSASVAELPREKLIEAMTGERGGLNVADAAARAALPANAPLALEVRGLTGRDYHDVSFTLKRGEVVGLTGATSSGRTSVGEAIAGLAAQRSGEIRVKGAPLKPGDVPAALASGVGCVPKDRHHEGLVLTQSVAENASMAIAGLLGRFGFAPPAKKQAFGKRMIESLGIVAQGPDHVVSGLSGGNQQKVVMARALASNPDVLVLIDPTAGVDVKSKEALLSVVDRVRDEGKAVLVVSSELDDLRTCDRVLVMFRGEVVAEMAAGWQDHELIASIEGVDLHEE, encoded by the coding sequence ATGAACGATCGAACGAGCGATCGGGCTGTAGCGGATAGCGCGCCGCCGTGGGGCGGCGCGCTATCCGTGGGCAGCCGCGAGGCGGCTGCGCGGGCTCTCGCGCCTGTGGTCGAGGCGCGCGGCGTGACGAAGCGTTATGGCTCCACCGCGGCGCTCGCCGACGTGAGCCTGCGCGTGATGGCGGGCGAGTCGCACGCGCTGGTGGGCCGCAACGGCGCGGGCAAGTCCACGCTCGTGTCGATCCTCACCGGTCTGCGCAAGCCCGACGAAGGCAGTGTGCGTTTCAACGGCGAGAGCGCGCCCGCGCTCGCCGACCGCGACGCCTGGCGCGAGCGCGTGGCCTGCGTGTATCAGCACTCGACCATCATTCGCGATCTCACGGTCGCGGAGAATCTCTTCATCAATCGCCAGCCCGGGCGGCGCGGCGTGATCGACTGGCGGACCATGCGCCGCGACGCGCGAGCGCTGCTCGACCACTGGCGCATCGACGTGCGCGAGGACGCGCGCGCAGGCGACCTCACGGTCGAAGCGCGCCAGCTCGTGGAGATCGCGCGTGCGCTTTCGTATGGCGCGCGTTTCATCATCCTCGACGAACCGACCGCGCAGCTCGATGGCGAGGAAATCAAGCGCCTCTTCCGGCGCATCGACGAATTGCAGCGCGAAGGCGTGACGTTCCTGTTCATCTCGCACCATTTGCAGGAGGTGTACGAGATTTGCCAGGCCGTCACGGTGCTGCGCGACGCGCGTCATATCGTGAGTGCGAGCGTGGCCGAATTGCCGCGCGAGAAGCTCATCGAAGCCATGACGGGCGAACGCGGCGGCCTGAACGTCGCGGATGCGGCAGCGCGCGCAGCGCTGCCCGCCAATGCGCCGCTCGCGCTGGAAGTGCGCGGACTCACGGGCCGCGACTATCACGACGTGTCGTTCACGCTGAAGCGTGGTGAAGTCGTGGGACTCACGGGCGCGACGAGCAGCGGCCGCACGAGCGTAGGCGAGGCGATAGCGGGACTCGCGGCGCAGCGCTCGGGCGAGATTCGCGTGAAAGGCGCGCCGCTCAAGCCCGGCGACGTGCCCGCGGCGCTTGCGAGCGGCGTCGGTTGCGTGCCGAAGGACCGCCACCACGAAGGGCTCGTGCTCACGCAGTCGGTGGCCGAGAACGCTTCCATGGCGATCGCGGGCTTGTTGGGGCGCTTCGGTTTCGCGCCGCCGGCGAAGAAACAGGCATTCGGCAAGCGCATGATCGAGTCGCTCGGCATCGTCGCGCAAGGTCCGGACCACGTGGTATCGGGTCTCTCCGGCGGCAACCAGCAAAAGGTGGTGATGGCGCGCGCATTGGCAAGCAATCCTGATGTTCTCGTCCTCATCGACCCCACGGCGGGCGTGGACGTGAAATCGAAGGAAGCGCTGCTCTCCGTCGTGGACCGCGTGCGCGACGAAGGCAAGGCCGTGCTCGTGGTGTCGAGCGAACTCGATGACTTGCGCACTTGCGACCGCGTGCTCGTGATGTTTCGCGGCGAGGTGGTCGCCGAGATGGCGGCCGGATGGCAGGACCACGAACTGATCGCATCGATTGAAGGAGTCGATCTCCATGAAGAATAG
- a CDS encoding sugar ABC transporter substrate-binding protein codes for MAFASGLLKARRSTAIHHTRGAFARAATKSLCIAAACAAAFGASSAVNAAELGKVGLGLPLLTSPFWQSYNNYLGAYAKQDGIDILAPVNSNNDPAQQITDMNNMINLGAKGIVVGPIDSAAISRALGNAAQKDVKVVAVDVAPTQGNVAMVVRADNRAYGEQACKYIGEHVKSGKVVQIMGDLASVNGRDRSEAFRACLKNYPNLSLLEIPAAWKGDVAASALDSLLTANPDVKGIYMQAGGVYLSPTLQTLRRKQLLVPAGDPKHIVIVSNDGIPQEFEAIRKGEIDATVSQPADLYAKYGLYYIKAALEGKTFKPGKTDHDSTIIQLQSGILEDQLPAPLVTKKNVDDKNLWGNTVK; via the coding sequence ATGGCGTTCGCATCCGGGCTCTTGAAGGCCCGCCGCTCCACCGCAATCCACCACACGCGCGGCGCCTTCGCTCGCGCCGCCACAAAGTCGCTTTGTATCGCAGCGGCCTGCGCCGCGGCGTTCGGCGCGTCGAGCGCGGTCAACGCAGCCGAACTCGGCAAGGTCGGCCTCGGTCTGCCGCTTCTGACTTCGCCGTTCTGGCAGTCATACAACAACTACCTCGGCGCTTACGCGAAGCAGGACGGCATCGACATTCTCGCGCCCGTGAACTCGAACAACGATCCCGCCCAGCAGATCACGGACATGAACAACATGATCAATCTGGGCGCGAAAGGCATCGTGGTCGGGCCGATCGATTCGGCCGCGATTAGCCGTGCGCTCGGCAATGCCGCCCAGAAGGACGTGAAAGTCGTGGCCGTGGACGTCGCGCCCACGCAGGGCAACGTCGCCATGGTTGTGCGCGCCGACAATCGCGCCTACGGCGAGCAGGCCTGCAAATACATTGGCGAGCATGTGAAGTCGGGCAAGGTCGTGCAGATCATGGGGGACCTCGCCTCGGTGAACGGGCGCGACCGTTCGGAAGCGTTCCGCGCGTGTCTGAAGAATTATCCGAATCTGTCGCTGCTCGAAATTCCGGCTGCCTGGAAGGGCGACGTGGCGGCGAGCGCGCTGGACAGCCTGCTGACCGCGAACCCCGACGTGAAAGGCATCTACATGCAGGCGGGCGGCGTGTATCTCTCGCCCACGCTGCAAACGTTGCGCCGCAAGCAATTGCTCGTTCCCGCGGGCGATCCGAAGCACATCGTGATCGTTTCGAATGACGGCATTCCGCAGGAGTTCGAAGCAATCCGCAAGGGCGAGATCGATGCAACGGTTTCGCAGCCCGCCGACCTCTACGCGAAGTACGGCCTCTACTACATCAAGGCCGCGCTGGAGGGCAAGACGTTCAAGCCGGGCAAGACCGATCACGACAGCACCATCATCCAGCTGCAGTCCGGCATTCTCGAAGACCAGCTGCCGGCGCCGCTCGTGACGAAAAAGAACGTCGACGACAAGAACCTGTGGGGCAACACCGTCAAATGA
- a CDS encoding IclR family transcriptional regulator: MDNVPEEAEEKDDADRYRAPALDKGLDILELLAEQRAGLTRAEITKALGRNASEIYRMLERLVARQYVIRSEGGDRYALSLKLFALAHRHPPMERLISEALPLMQRFADEAEQSCHLTVYDRGNLLVIAQVDGPGTWGIAVRLGSRVGLVDTSSGRTLLAWQTPEQRAHMLAEHTKVKGEVAIDHAALEAACEQVREAGFSRKDSQQIFGVTDVTFPVLGPSGQAIAALTCPFLKRIDDYVAPSLDEATQMLSATVQTLSMFREDGAA; the protein is encoded by the coding sequence ATGGACAACGTGCCCGAAGAAGCCGAAGAGAAAGACGACGCCGATCGCTATCGCGCGCCCGCGCTGGACAAGGGGCTCGACATCCTCGAACTGCTCGCGGAACAGCGCGCCGGCCTCACACGCGCCGAGATCACGAAGGCGCTAGGGCGCAATGCGAGCGAGATTTACCGCATGCTCGAGCGGCTGGTGGCGCGCCAGTATGTGATCCGCTCGGAAGGCGGCGACCGCTACGCGCTGAGCCTGAAGCTCTTTGCGCTCGCGCACCGTCACCCGCCCATGGAGCGTCTTATCTCGGAAGCACTGCCGCTCATGCAGCGCTTCGCCGACGAAGCCGAGCAGTCCTGCCATCTCACCGTGTACGACCGCGGCAACCTGCTGGTGATCGCGCAGGTGGACGGGCCGGGCACGTGGGGCATTGCGGTGCGGCTGGGTTCGCGCGTGGGCCTCGTCGACACGAGTTCGGGCCGTACCCTGCTCGCGTGGCAAACGCCGGAGCAGCGCGCGCACATGCTCGCGGAACATACGAAGGTGAAGGGCGAAGTGGCGATCGATCACGCGGCGCTGGAAGCCGCGTGCGAGCAGGTGCGCGAGGCGGGCTTCTCGCGCAAGGACAGCCAGCAGATTTTCGGCGTGACGGACGTGACGTTTCCGGTGCTCGGGCCTTCGGGTCAGGCGATCGCGGCGCTGACCTGCCCGTTCCTCAAACGCATCGACGACTACGTCGCGCCCTCGCTCGACGAGGCCACGCAGATGCTGAGCGCGACCGTGCAGACCTTGTCGATGTTTCGCGAGGACGGCGCAGCGTAA
- a CDS encoding O-linked N-acetylglucosamine transferase, SPINDLY family protein: MLQRGIGHLNDEKYSFAEALFREILAQDPHHAEALHQLGVTLARQSQFEAAEHWLRASLAQRESGPCRRDLAWALLWQGRDGEAIEAYRAAIGAGVREARVFSNLGNLLKKRNALPQAEACYREAIATDASYALAYSNLAMLQQDAGQLEAAEANLKQALTLAPNAPHLWQCYGGLLERLNRIDEADEAYCRGGRWEAAQFVRRREAHWQQLAEIDAAALAMVSAGTADNLTPWCLLGIPALTPQLHREAGLRFAQSRWRGELAAAPLVARGAGLAAALARCKEGERLRIGYLSADFYDHATLRLLAGVLELHDATRFDVHLYSYGPDPDAATRARFAHVPGTWHDIGALSDAQGAAQIVRDGIHLLVDLKGYTTGARLGITALRPAPVIASWLGYPGSLGHARLADYLISDAIVTPPDSALQYSETLALMPQCYQPVDHRRQSATAPSRAQAGLPETGFVFCSFNQTFKFNAPMSALWARLLKATPGSVLWLLDPGSERAKVNLRSFYETQGVEPARVIFAPRVSQDAHLARLPLADLALDTLPVGSHTTGSDALWAGVPMVTAPGTLFAGRVGMSLLHAVGLSELVAHDLDAYFQIALGLATDAAWRTRVREKLASARSTSPLFDTARFTRDLERLCMAIVEREAHGVKAEAGERTPVIVRQA, from the coding sequence TTGCTTCAACGCGGCATCGGGCACCTGAACGACGAAAAATACAGCTTCGCCGAAGCGCTCTTTCGCGAGATCCTCGCGCAGGACCCGCATCATGCCGAAGCGCTCCATCAACTCGGCGTGACGCTTGCGCGGCAGTCGCAGTTCGAGGCGGCCGAGCACTGGTTGCGCGCGTCGCTCGCCCAGCGCGAAAGCGGGCCGTGCCGGCGCGATCTCGCATGGGCGCTGCTATGGCAAGGCCGCGACGGCGAGGCGATCGAAGCGTATCGCGCCGCGATCGGTGCGGGCGTGCGCGAGGCGCGCGTGTTCAGCAATCTCGGCAATCTGCTCAAGAAGCGCAACGCGCTGCCGCAAGCGGAGGCCTGCTATCGCGAGGCCATTGCGACGGACGCCAGCTACGCGCTCGCCTACAGCAATCTCGCGATGCTTCAGCAGGACGCCGGCCAGCTCGAAGCCGCCGAGGCAAACCTCAAGCAAGCGCTCACGCTCGCGCCGAACGCGCCGCATCTCTGGCAGTGCTACGGCGGTTTGCTGGAGCGTCTGAACCGCATTGACGAAGCCGATGAAGCCTATTGCCGGGGCGGGCGCTGGGAGGCCGCGCAATTCGTACGCCGCCGCGAGGCGCATTGGCAACAGCTCGCGGAGATCGACGCGGCGGCGCTCGCCATGGTGTCGGCGGGCACGGCGGACAACCTCACGCCCTGGTGCCTGCTCGGCATCCCGGCGCTCACGCCGCAGCTGCATCGCGAAGCGGGATTGCGCTTCGCGCAGAGCCGCTGGCGCGGCGAACTGGCGGCTGCGCCGCTCGTGGCGCGCGGCGCGGGGCTCGCCGCTGCGCTTGCACGCTGCAAAGAGGGAGAGCGGCTGCGCATCGGCTATCTGTCGGCCGACTTTTACGATCACGCCACGCTGCGCCTGCTGGCGGGCGTGCTCGAACTGCACGACGCCACGCGCTTCGACGTTCACCTGTACTCGTACGGGCCCGACCCCGACGCCGCGACTCGCGCGCGCTTCGCGCATGTGCCGGGCACGTGGCACGACATCGGCGCGCTGTCCGACGCGCAGGGCGCCGCTCAGATCGTGCGCGACGGTATTCACTTGCTCGTCGACCTGAAAGGCTACACAACGGGCGCACGGCTCGGCATCACGGCCCTGCGGCCCGCGCCCGTGATCGCGAGCTGGCTCGGCTATCCCGGCTCGCTCGGCCACGCGCGGCTGGCCGACTACCTCATCTCCGACGCCATCGTCACACCGCCCGACTCAGCCTTGCAGTACAGCGAGACGCTGGCGCTGATGCCGCAGTGCTACCAACCCGTCGATCATCGCCGCCAGAGCGCGACAGCGCCCTCGCGCGCGCAAGCGGGCTTGCCCGAAACGGGCTTCGTGTTTTGCAGCTTCAACCAGACCTTCAAGTTCAACGCGCCGATGTCGGCGCTGTGGGCGCGCCTGCTCAAGGCCACGCCGGGCAGCGTGCTCTGGCTGCTCGATCCGGGCTCGGAGCGAGCAAAGGTGAACCTGCGCAGCTTTTACGAGACGCAAGGCGTCGAACCCGCGCGCGTGATCTTCGCGCCGCGCGTGTCGCAGGACGCGCACCTCGCGCGCCTGCCGCTCGCGGACCTTGCGCTCGACACGCTCCCGGTCGGTTCGCATACCACGGGCAGCGACGCGCTCTGGGCCGGCGTGCCGATGGTGACGGCGCCGGGCACGTTGTTCGCGGGCCGCGTGGGGATGAGTCTGCTGCACGCGGTGGGGCTCTCCGAGCTCGTCGCGCACGATCTCGACGCGTACTTCCAGATCGCGCTCGGCCTCGCGACCGACGCGGCATGGCGCACGCGGGTGCGCGAAAAGCTCGCGTCCGCGCGCAGCACGTCGCCATTGTTCGACACGGCGCGATTCACGCGCGACCTCGAGCGTCTCTGCATGGCGATCGTGGAGCGGGAGGCGCACGGCGTAAAAGCGGAAGCGGGCGAACGGACGCCCGTGATCGTGCGGCAGGCGTGA